In bacterium YEK0313, one genomic interval encodes:
- the glnH_2 gene encoding ABC transporter glutamine-binding protein GlnH precursor, producing the protein MAEHGSSRDVVPIGARRLRSWLFALILALAAFMPPGAGAGEAGAVLAPTSVLRVGYIDGNPIHAVRDPRSGALTGIGPALAGELARELGVRLDMIGLRGSEAVVAALRQGRIDMALLADNPARRREVDFSDVYLLNPQGIAVRAASPLQRIADLAQRPLRIGVSAGDTVGVTLARDYPSVVVVPIEGTGIAGAQAMLEIGAVDGFAAANARLLSLVEAMEGARRLEGDVASTPQALAVRQGHPAAVAALNAFLARIRADGFLDRTVRIDNARTGAVAVSARP; encoded by the coding sequence ATGGCCGAGCACGGATCCAGCCGGGACGTGGTCCCCATCGGCGCGCGCCGCCTGCGATCCTGGCTGTTCGCGCTGATCCTGGCGCTCGCTGCGTTCATGCCGCCCGGCGCCGGTGCCGGCGAGGCCGGTGCCGTGCTGGCGCCGACCAGCGTCCTGCGGGTCGGCTATATCGACGGCAATCCGATCCATGCGGTTCGCGATCCGCGCTCCGGCGCGCTGACCGGCATCGGTCCGGCGCTCGCCGGCGAGCTCGCGCGCGAACTCGGCGTCCGGCTCGACATGATCGGCCTGCGCGGCAGCGAAGCGGTCGTCGCGGCGCTCCGCCAGGGCCGGATCGACATGGCGCTGCTCGCCGACAATCCGGCGCGCCGGCGCGAGGTCGACTTTTCCGACGTCTATCTGCTCAACCCGCAAGGGATCGCCGTGCGCGCGGCCTCGCCCCTGCAGCGGATCGCTGATCTGGCGCAGCGACCGCTGCGGATCGGCGTCAGCGCGGGCGATACGGTCGGCGTCACCCTTGCGCGTGACTATCCCAGCGTGGTGGTCGTTCCGATCGAGGGCACCGGCATCGCCGGCGCGCAGGCCATGCTGGAAATCGGTGCCGTCGACGGCTTTGCCGCGGCCAATGCGCGGCTCCTCAGCCTCGTCGAGGCGATGGAGGGGGCAAGGCGGCTCGAAGGCGACGTCGCCAGCACGCCCCAGGCCCTGGCCGTGCGCCAGGGCCATCCGGCCGCCGTCGCCGCGCTCAATGCCTTCCTGGCGCGGATCCGGGCCGACGGCTTTCTCGACCGGACCGTCAGGATCGACAATGCCCGGACCGGTGCCGTGGCGGTCTCGGCCCGGCCCTAG